In one Bryobacteraceae bacterium genomic region, the following are encoded:
- a CDS encoding sugar phosphate isomerase/epimerase family protein, producing the protein MTPKLRIASITDEFSPDLAVALPAMAEIGMTGAELRVLWGKNIMDLSQDELTTAKKMVTDAGMEVIGIASPVLKCVLPYAPAVDERFQQDMFNAKYTFEEQKSLADRAIEIAKFMDCKLIRVFSYWRTVEPEKCFDAVVEAMNWLGEKGARAGVTIGLENEHACNIATGAEAGRLLAAVGNPSVRLVWDPANAMCSGEDPYPEGYSKLPKDRIEHVHVKDCHMEGHKPIWGPVGTRHVFWKGQIDALMRDGYTGWLSLETHWTGPAGNKFEASRICGWNLRGLAAA; encoded by the coding sequence ATGACACCGAAACTCCGAATTGCGTCGATTACCGACGAATTTTCTCCCGACCTGGCCGTGGCGCTGCCCGCGATGGCCGAAATCGGCATGACAGGCGCCGAACTGCGCGTGCTCTGGGGTAAGAACATCATGGATCTTTCCCAGGACGAGTTGACGACGGCAAAGAAGATGGTGACCGACGCCGGCATGGAAGTGATCGGCATCGCCTCGCCCGTGTTGAAGTGCGTGCTGCCCTACGCTCCGGCCGTGGACGAGCGGTTCCAGCAGGACATGTTCAACGCGAAGTACACATTCGAGGAGCAGAAGAGCCTCGCCGACCGCGCCATTGAGATCGCGAAGTTCATGGACTGCAAGCTGATCCGCGTGTTCAGCTACTGGCGGACGGTGGAACCCGAGAAGTGCTTCGACGCGGTGGTGGAGGCGATGAACTGGCTGGGGGAAAAGGGCGCGCGGGCGGGCGTGACCATCGGCCTCGAGAACGAACATGCCTGCAACATCGCCACCGGCGCCGAAGCCGGGAGGCTTCTGGCCGCCGTCGGCAACCCGAGCGTGCGGCTGGTTTGGGATCCCGCCAACGCGATGTGCTCCGGGGAGGATCCGTACCCGGAGGGCTACTCGAAGCTGCCGAAGGACCGCATCGAGCACGTCCACGTGAAGGACTGCCACATGGAGGGCCACAAGCCGATCTGGGGTCCGGTGGGCACGCGGCACGTGTTCTGGAAGGGCCAGATCGATGCATTGATGCGCGACGGCTACACAGGCTGGCTGAGTCTGGAGACGCACTGGACCGGTCCGGCCGGGAACAAGTTCGAGGCGAGCCGGATCTGCGGCTGGAATCTGCGTGGACTGGCGGCGGCGTAA
- a CDS encoding beta-ketoacyl-ACP synthase III, which translates to MRNGQSLNAKITALGTYAPPGLLTNFDLEKMVETTNDWILERTGIIERHIAAPDVATSDLAVEAARAALARRGIEAGELDAILCCTVTPDMLFPSTACLVQDRIGAKRAWGFDLVAACSGFVYGLTTAAHLIHTGTHKKVLVIGADTMSRIIDYKDRATCVLFGDGAGAMLVEPAEDGEEGFLGFQNVLDGSGGDHLKMPAGGSRMPASHETVERRLHYVHQEGPPVFKYAVRQMEDMTRKLLDRHGVKAEDVLLIPHQANRRIIAATAEKIGIPCERVVINIDHYGNTTAATIPLATGDALSSGKLKKGDLVLFAAVGAGFTSGANLWRWTLDSAG; encoded by the coding sequence ATGCGAAACGGCCAAAGTCTGAATGCCAAGATCACCGCGCTCGGCACCTACGCGCCGCCCGGTTTGTTGACCAATTTCGACCTGGAAAAAATGGTCGAAACCACCAACGACTGGATCCTCGAGCGCACCGGTATCATAGAGCGCCACATCGCCGCGCCGGATGTGGCCACCTCGGACCTCGCCGTTGAGGCCGCCAGGGCGGCCCTGGCGCGGCGCGGCATTGAGGCCGGCGAACTGGACGCCATCCTCTGCTGCACCGTCACGCCCGACATGCTGTTCCCGTCGACGGCGTGCCTGGTCCAGGACCGGATCGGCGCCAAACGCGCATGGGGCTTCGACCTCGTCGCCGCCTGCTCCGGCTTCGTCTACGGGCTCACCACGGCCGCTCACCTGATCCACACCGGCACGCACAAGAAGGTGCTCGTGATCGGCGCCGACACCATGTCGCGCATCATCGATTACAAAGATCGCGCCACGTGCGTCCTGTTCGGCGACGGCGCCGGCGCCATGCTCGTCGAACCCGCCGAGGACGGCGAAGAGGGGTTCCTGGGCTTCCAGAACGTGCTCGACGGCTCCGGCGGCGACCATCTCAAGATGCCCGCCGGGGGCAGCCGCATGCCCGCGTCGCACGAAACCGTCGAACGGCGGCTCCACTACGTGCATCAGGAAGGGCCGCCAGTGTTCAAATACGCTGTCCGCCAGATGGAAGACATGACCCGGAAGCTGCTGGACCGCCACGGCGTAAAGGCCGAGGATGTCCTGCTGATTCCGCACCAGGCCAACCGGCGCATCATCGCCGCGACGGCCGAGAAGATCGGGATCCCCTGCGAACGCGTGGTCATCAACATCGATCACTACGGCAACACCACGGCGGCGACGATTCCGCTCGCCACGGGAGACGCGCTTTCGAGCGGTAAGCTGAAGAAAGGCGATTTGGTGCTGTTCGCCGCCGTCGGCGCTGGCTTCACTTCCGGCGCGAATCTCTGGCGCTGGACACTCGACTCTGCCGGATAG
- a CDS encoding tetratricopeptide repeat protein: protein MRRYLVILLVACAAWPQASREERLARHRNLGKAFFENPTTHPQAVAEFKQALDLEPKSARDRFNYAAALIANGQTKDAITELERVQSQNGSIPNPWFVLGVLYKKAGEYDKASKQFEKFAQLVPDEPTGHYNLATLYKLAGRMPEAIKAFENASRLDPALAAPHFQLYNAYRQAGRREDAARELKAFQKAKEDAANAVIAEDMEWNFYSEVMDETDAAAVADSAKPAPVRLVGRRLAAGAAGDAGLLVFDANGDLRPDVGAWAGGRLRVFRSALGAGATVAQGVHFAAAGDYNNDGRMDLVALTAAGPALYESGPTRFAAKALPVKGKFDVALWLDYDHDYDLDLLLFGEKNTVLRNQGETGFEERAGDFPFATGKATGAVAFRVVADTKGSDVVVSYADRPAALYQDRLAGKFEQRAFAAIPQGAKVTTAIDADHSGSMDIVFEHDGKGGILYNKGAFNDARSLRFQGAARPGWKAPLAVADFGNRGVFDVLAGGELHRQASPGNYAKPEIVGGALFGNAYATADFNGDGKVDAAVLDEHNALHILTNQTPTSNTFLRVTLEGVKNPKLAAGAEVEVKAGVRYAKQVYQGFPLVFGLRDAKTADAVRITWQNGLIQSEAQQPVARLASYQEAQRLTGSCPQVFTWNGSGFEYITDVLGVAPLGASSGDGEYFPVDHLEHIQIPASALAPKDGYYEIRLSEELAEVAYVDQVKLIAVDHPAGHRLVLNEKFQGPPFPDLKIWAVRESHAPERVRRRGRTVEVEWGPSAVALRNPLLILRGWVDWADGSQFRQRSQEKGNELTLPSLEYAEGGTWRRVLEDLGMPAGKPKTIGVELDRGAARMRIPTNVAVHWDEIRMGEAADVEMRRTELAAIGSFLRFRGFSRVTLDPARESPETFRYEAPGASSMWNPTIGKYTRYGPVDELMKAADDRFAIMGSGDELALRFEAAGLPPLPAGWTRGFVLAVDGWAKDSDPNTAFSQSVEPLPFHGMSRYPYGAGERFPDDEVHRRWREEYNTRPALRLTRPLWSRSRAGN, encoded by the coding sequence TTGAGACGTTACCTCGTCATCCTGCTCGTAGCGTGCGCGGCTTGGCCGCAGGCATCCCGCGAAGAGCGTCTGGCGCGGCACCGGAATCTCGGCAAGGCGTTCTTCGAAAACCCAACCACGCATCCGCAGGCGGTGGCCGAGTTCAAGCAGGCGCTCGACCTCGAACCGAAATCGGCGCGGGACCGCTTCAACTATGCAGCGGCGCTCATCGCCAACGGACAAACGAAGGACGCGATCACCGAACTCGAACGCGTCCAGAGCCAGAATGGCTCGATCCCGAACCCCTGGTTCGTTCTCGGCGTTCTGTACAAGAAGGCGGGCGAGTACGACAAGGCGAGCAAGCAATTCGAGAAGTTCGCGCAACTGGTTCCCGACGAGCCCACCGGGCATTACAACCTCGCCACGCTGTACAAGCTGGCCGGAAGGATGCCCGAGGCGATCAAGGCATTCGAGAACGCGTCGCGGCTCGATCCGGCGCTGGCAGCTCCCCATTTTCAGCTCTACAACGCCTATCGCCAGGCCGGCCGGCGCGAAGACGCCGCGCGTGAACTGAAGGCGTTTCAGAAGGCGAAGGAAGACGCCGCCAACGCCGTGATCGCCGAGGACATGGAGTGGAATTTCTACTCTGAGGTGATGGATGAAACCGATGCCGCGGCCGTCGCCGATAGCGCGAAGCCGGCGCCGGTGCGGCTCGTGGGCCGCCGTCTCGCCGCAGGCGCCGCGGGTGATGCCGGCCTGCTTGTCTTCGATGCGAATGGCGACCTCCGCCCCGACGTCGGGGCCTGGGCCGGCGGCCGGCTGCGCGTCTTCCGTTCCGCCCTGGGTGCGGGCGCCACGGTCGCGCAGGGCGTTCACTTCGCAGCCGCGGGCGACTACAACAACGACGGCCGCATGGATCTGGTGGCGCTCACCGCCGCCGGCCCGGCGCTCTACGAAAGCGGTCCCACGCGCTTCGCCGCCAAGGCGCTGCCGGTAAAAGGCAAATTTGACGTCGCGCTCTGGCTCGACTACGACCACGACTACGATCTCGACCTGCTGCTGTTCGGCGAGAAGAACACCGTGCTCCGCAACCAGGGCGAGACCGGCTTCGAAGAGCGTGCGGGCGACTTTCCTTTCGCGACGGGCAAAGCCACCGGAGCCGTTGCGTTCCGTGTCGTCGCCGACACCAAGGGCTCCGACGTCGTCGTCTCCTACGCCGACCGCCCGGCGGCGCTGTACCAGGACCGCCTCGCCGGAAAGTTCGAGCAACGCGCCTTCGCCGCCATCCCGCAGGGCGCGAAAGTCACCACTGCAATCGACGCCGACCACAGCGGCTCCATGGACATCGTCTTCGAGCACGACGGCAAGGGCGGAATTCTATACAACAAGGGTGCGTTCAACGATGCCCGTAGCCTCCGTTTCCAGGGAGCGGCGCGGCCGGGTTGGAAAGCGCCGCTGGCGGTGGCGGATTTCGGCAACCGCGGCGTGTTCGACGTGCTGGCGGGGGGCGAACTGCACCGCCAGGCCTCACCCGGGAACTATGCGAAGCCGGAGATCGTGGGCGGCGCGCTGTTCGGGAACGCGTACGCCACGGCCGATTTCAACGGCGACGGCAAGGTGGACGCCGCCGTACTCGACGAGCACAACGCCCTGCACATCCTCACTAATCAGACTCCCACGTCGAACACGTTTCTCCGGGTGACGCTCGAAGGGGTGAAGAACCCGAAGCTGGCCGCCGGGGCCGAGGTGGAAGTGAAAGCGGGCGTGCGCTACGCGAAGCAGGTGTACCAGGGCTTCCCGCTGGTTTTCGGCCTTCGCGACGCCAAGACGGCGGACGCGGTACGCATCACCTGGCAGAACGGGCTGATCCAGAGCGAGGCGCAGCAGCCGGTGGCGCGGCTGGCGTCGTACCAGGAGGCGCAGCGGCTCACCGGGTCCTGCCCGCAGGTGTTCACGTGGAACGGCAGCGGGTTCGAATACATCACCGACGTGCTCGGCGTGGCCCCGCTTGGGGCGTCGTCGGGCGACGGCGAGTACTTCCCGGTGGATCATCTCGAACATATCCAGATTCCGGCTTCGGCGCTCGCGCCCAAGGACGGCTACTACGAGATCCGGCTCTCGGAAGAGCTGGCCGAGGTCGCCTATGTCGACCAGGTGAAGCTCATCGCCGTGGACCATCCGGCGGGCCATCGCCTCGTGCTGAACGAGAAGTTCCAGGGGCCTCCGTTCCCGGATCTGAAGATCTGGGCGGTGCGCGAAAGCCACGCGCCGGAGCGGGTGAGGCGCCGCGGGCGGACAGTCGAGGTCGAATGGGGACCGAGCGCCGTGGCCCTGCGCAATCCGCTGCTGATCCTGAGGGGTTGGGTGGACTGGGCCGATGGCAGCCAGTTCCGGCAGCGGTCCCAGGAAAAGGGCAACGAATTGACGCTGCCGTCGCTCGAGTACGCCGAAGGCGGAACGTGGCGGCGGGTGCTCGAAGACCTCGGGATGCCGGCCGGCAAGCCGAAGACGATCGGCGTCGAACTGGACCGGGGAGCCGCGCGAATGCGGATTCCCACCAACGTCGCCGTGCACTGGGACGAGATCCGGATGGGAGAGGCCGCCGACGTGGAAATGCGTCGCACGGAGCTGGCCGCGATTGGTTCGTTCCTTCGATTTCGGGGGTTCTCCCGGGTGACGCTGGACCCGGCGCGAGAGAGCCCGGAGACGTTCCGTTACGAGGCTCCGGGGGCATCCTCCATGTGGAATCCAACTATAGGAAAATACACGCGTTACGGGCCCGTGGACGAGTTAATGAAAGCGGCCGACGACCGGTTCGCGATCATGGGCTCCGGCGATGAGTTGGCGCTGCGATTCGAAGCCGCCGGTCTCCCCCCGCTTCCGGCTGGCTGGACCCGCGGGTTTGTTTTGGCGGTGGACGGCTGGGCCAAGGACAGCGACCCGAATACGGCCTTTTCGCAAAGCGTTGAGCCGCTGCCCTTCCACGGCATGTCTCGCTATCCATACGGGGCCGGCGAGCGATTCCCGGACGATGAAGTCCACCGGCGGTGGCGCGAAGAATACAATACCCGTCCGGCGCTGCGGCTAACGCGGCCCTTGTGGTCGCGGAGCAGGGCCGGCAACTAA
- a CDS encoding SBBP repeat-containing protein: MSLSLALLTLALADCDEIVAAPSGDLYLACHSPSDNFTVNVNGRKPNDVMDGYVIRLRKDTHEIVYVTRIGGSAYDLASRLAIDPEGNAWVAGFTKSADFPVTADAWQKAYGGEGDAFLMKLSPAGDMLFSTFIGGPRLDFGNAIAIAGGQPILGGSSGGDGFVQYGPSKRVTFGGSGEEKLTGIAHHRGKVHATGYTKSNDWKTLQGPSDAFVVTLNLDRMAVESARYFGGTGEDSAWGIAVDPRGRVVIAGQTTSNHLPGSGRGFQRTNHGGADAFVARIGGPATYFGGSGKDEAGYDGQNIAIDTSGSVWIAGITYSTDLPAAGSYGGGDGDGFIARFAPDLGKVQFASYVGGQGRELGEGIAIVPGGAAMTMVRFGGETGIDVGPFRAQSVISFWLQN, encoded by the coding sequence ATGTCCCTGTCATTGGCGCTACTGACGCTCGCCCTCGCCGATTGCGACGAGATCGTGGCCGCGCCTTCCGGCGATCTCTACCTCGCCTGTCACTCGCCATCGGACAACTTCACGGTAAACGTGAACGGGCGGAAGCCCAACGACGTGATGGACGGCTACGTCATCCGGCTGCGCAAAGATACGCACGAGATCGTGTACGTCACGCGCATCGGCGGCAGCGCCTACGATCTCGCCTCGCGCCTGGCCATCGATCCGGAGGGAAACGCCTGGGTCGCGGGCTTCACCAAGTCCGCCGACTTTCCCGTGACGGCCGACGCCTGGCAGAAAGCCTACGGTGGCGAGGGCGACGCGTTTCTCATGAAACTATCCCCGGCCGGCGACATGCTGTTCTCCACATTCATCGGCGGCCCTCGACTCGACTTCGGCAATGCGATCGCGATCGCCGGCGGCCAACCCATCCTCGGCGGCTCCAGCGGTGGAGACGGCTTTGTTCAGTACGGTCCGTCGAAGCGCGTGACGTTCGGCGGCAGCGGCGAGGAAAAGCTCACCGGGATCGCACACCACCGGGGCAAGGTCCATGCCACCGGATACACGAAATCGAACGACTGGAAGACACTCCAGGGCCCCAGCGATGCGTTCGTCGTCACGCTGAACCTGGATCGCATGGCCGTCGAGAGCGCCCGGTACTTCGGCGGAACCGGAGAGGACTCCGCCTGGGGCATCGCCGTCGACCCGCGCGGCCGCGTGGTCATCGCGGGCCAGACCACTTCGAACCACCTCCCCGGCTCCGGCCGCGGCTTTCAGCGAACCAACCACGGCGGCGCCGACGCCTTCGTCGCCCGGATCGGCGGCCCGGCCACTTACTTTGGAGGCTCCGGGAAAGACGAAGCCGGATACGACGGACAAAACATCGCCATCGATACCAGCGGCAGCGTGTGGATAGCGGGGATAACTTACTCCACGGACCTTCCTGCCGCTGGTTCCTACGGCGGCGGCGACGGGGACGGCTTCATCGCCCGTTTCGCGCCGGACCTCGGCAAGGTTCAATTCGCCTCGTACGTCGGCGGGCAGGGCCGGGAACTCGGCGAAGGCATCGCGATCGTCCCGGGAGGCGCGGCCATGACCATGGTCCGCTTCGGCGGGGAGACCGGCATTGACGTTGGGCCCTTTCGCGCCCAGTCCGTCATTTCCTTCTGGCTCCAAAACTAG
- a CDS encoding TonB-dependent receptor yields MNSKRLLCLYAALCLGSGLAQAQVLYGSLVGTVSDQSGAPVPAAHVTITNQSTGLTRESSSDGEGRYIFQNVVAGTYDLKASAAGFRQLGQTGIAITINTVTRLPLALELGQVTEQITVEATAATLQTDKADVHVELGSKEVQNMPLPRYRNYQSLINLSPGATPGRYQNSPGSTPGRALTTNVNGVNRNNNVTKLDGAVTVHIWLPHHTAYVAPAETVETVNISTNNFDAEQGMAGGAATTVTTKSGTNEFHGSAFLLHDNSKLGAKNFFFRSPKTPKSLVTIPGFTAGGPIVKNKLFYFGGWEGVRERLNRSRLYTVATAQEREGNFAGLNTTIYDPATGQSNGAGRQPFAGNLIPASRQSAISRQLIGLLPNPNQPGFNANYFVSGGQNMNRDNYDVKINYNPNNKMTMFGKYSTMRALVTGDFGLGAAGGPCICDGGIGDATVFAQLSTIGLTYTFTPTFLYDSSYGWTRTTSRGIPRDFGQNIGLDVLKIPGTNGAGERESGMPSFLISGYTNLGNAEAWNPYFYNDTSYTSTQNFSVVKGGHEIRFGFEGVRHWLNHWQPEIGFGPRGRFDFNQTVTGTVGQPTNQFNAQAAFLLGLPSTMGKTLQWEKMVGFNWQLGWYVRDRWQVTRNLTLNAGLRYELYPLMTRSGYGGIEQWDETTNLVQRGGRGDNPKGLGITTGRKMFAPRFGLAYRVNDTTVIRSGYGITYNPMPFARPLRGFYPLTIAQDFSAPNSYVPYRPIEQGIPEFSGPDPSLAAVPLPGTAQMRTIAGDKVERGYVQSWNLIVERKLPAELIASVGYVGTATIRSFADWEANAAAPGAGNAGRPFVSKFGRTASTLYWSGFANTNYHSLQVAVNRRVSSGLLLKGAYTWSKAINMTDDDGWAGMTFNYLPHLNRNRARAGYDVPHMLQMAFVYELPFGKGKSLASSGPAAAILGGWQANGVFASYKGRPFSVGADGGSLNAPGNSQTADQVKSEVTKIGSLSQFYDTSAFARVTEARFGSTGRNILRGPGAVNLDFSLFRDFRIKERLITQFRAEAFNLTNTPHFNNPGTTVGSSSFMQITSAADDQRTIRLGLRFQW; encoded by the coding sequence ATGAATTCAAAACGCTTATTGTGTCTCTATGCCGCGTTGTGCCTTGGTTCCGGGCTGGCGCAGGCGCAAGTCCTTTATGGTTCGCTGGTTGGGACGGTATCCGATCAAAGCGGCGCTCCGGTGCCGGCGGCCCATGTGACGATTACGAACCAAAGTACGGGGTTGACTCGCGAGTCTTCCTCGGACGGCGAAGGCCGGTATATTTTCCAGAACGTGGTGGCCGGCACGTACGATCTGAAGGCGTCGGCGGCCGGGTTCCGGCAGCTTGGTCAGACGGGCATTGCGATTACGATCAACACCGTGACGCGGCTGCCGTTGGCGCTCGAACTGGGGCAGGTCACCGAACAGATCACCGTTGAAGCAACGGCGGCGACGCTGCAGACGGACAAGGCCGATGTTCACGTGGAGCTTGGGTCGAAGGAAGTGCAGAACATGCCGCTTCCGCGCTACCGCAATTACCAGAGCCTGATCAACCTTTCGCCCGGCGCGACGCCGGGGCGGTATCAGAATTCGCCCGGATCGACGCCGGGACGCGCGCTCACCACCAACGTGAACGGGGTGAACCGGAACAACAATGTCACCAAGCTCGACGGCGCGGTGACGGTGCACATCTGGCTGCCGCACCACACGGCGTACGTGGCGCCGGCCGAGACAGTGGAGACGGTCAACATCTCGACGAACAACTTCGACGCGGAACAGGGGATGGCTGGCGGCGCGGCGACGACGGTGACGACGAAGTCCGGGACGAACGAATTCCACGGATCGGCGTTTCTTCTGCACGACAACAGCAAGCTCGGGGCGAAGAACTTCTTCTTCCGGAGCCCGAAGACGCCGAAGAGTCTGGTGACGATTCCGGGATTCACGGCGGGCGGCCCGATCGTGAAGAACAAGCTCTTCTATTTCGGCGGCTGGGAAGGCGTCCGTGAGCGATTGAACCGGAGCCGCCTGTACACGGTGGCGACGGCGCAGGAGCGCGAAGGCAACTTCGCCGGGCTGAACACGACGATCTACGACCCGGCGACCGGACAATCGAATGGCGCCGGCCGACAGCCGTTCGCCGGGAACCTGATTCCGGCCTCGCGCCAGAGCGCGATTTCGCGCCAGTTGATCGGCCTGCTACCGAATCCGAATCAGCCGGGCTTCAACGCGAACTACTTTGTTTCCGGCGGCCAGAACATGAACCGGGACAACTACGACGTGAAGATCAACTACAACCCGAACAACAAGATGACGATGTTCGGGAAGTACAGCACGATGCGGGCGCTGGTGACCGGCGACTTCGGGTTGGGCGCGGCGGGCGGCCCTTGCATCTGCGACGGCGGCATCGGCGACGCGACGGTGTTCGCCCAGTTGAGCACCATCGGTTTGACCTACACGTTCACGCCAACGTTCCTATATGACAGCTCCTACGGCTGGACGCGGACGACGTCGCGGGGCATTCCGCGGGACTTCGGGCAGAACATCGGCCTCGACGTGCTGAAGATTCCGGGCACGAACGGCGCCGGCGAGCGCGAGAGCGGCATGCCCTCGTTCCTCATCAGCGGCTACACCAACCTCGGGAACGCCGAGGCGTGGAACCCGTACTTCTACAACGACACCAGCTACACGAGCACGCAGAATTTCAGCGTGGTGAAGGGTGGCCACGAGATCCGGTTCGGGTTCGAGGGCGTGCGCCACTGGCTGAATCACTGGCAGCCGGAGATTGGTTTCGGGCCGCGCGGGCGATTCGATTTCAACCAGACGGTGACGGGCACGGTGGGCCAGCCGACGAACCAGTTCAACGCCCAGGCCGCGTTCCTGCTGGGGCTGCCTTCGACGATGGGCAAGACGCTGCAGTGGGAGAAGATGGTCGGGTTCAACTGGCAGCTCGGCTGGTATGTGCGGGATCGCTGGCAGGTGACGCGAAACCTGACGCTCAACGCCGGGTTGCGGTACGAACTGTATCCGCTGATGACGCGATCCGGCTACGGCGGCATCGAGCAGTGGGATGAGACCACGAACCTGGTGCAGCGCGGCGGCCGCGGCGACAATCCGAAAGGCCTGGGAATCACAACCGGCCGCAAAATGTTCGCGCCGCGATTCGGCCTCGCCTATCGCGTGAACGACACCACCGTGATCCGGAGCGGTTACGGCATCACCTACAACCCGATGCCGTTCGCGCGTCCGCTGCGCGGGTTCTATCCATTGACGATCGCGCAGGACTTCTCGGCGCCGAACTCGTACGTGCCGTACCGGCCGATCGAGCAGGGCATCCCCGAGTTCAGCGGGCCGGATCCGTCGCTGGCGGCGGTGCCGCTGCCGGGGACGGCGCAAATGCGCACGATCGCGGGCGACAAAGTGGAGCGCGGATACGTGCAGAGCTGGAACCTGATCGTGGAGCGGAAGCTGCCGGCCGAGCTCATCGCGTCGGTGGGCTATGTCGGGACGGCGACGATCCGGAGTTTCGCGGACTGGGAGGCGAACGCCGCCGCGCCGGGCGCGGGCAACGCAGGCCGGCCGTTCGTATCGAAGTTCGGACGGACTGCATCCACGCTCTATTGGAGCGGGTTCGCGAACACGAACTACCACTCGCTGCAGGTGGCGGTGAACCGGCGTGTTTCGTCCGGCCTGCTGCTGAAGGGCGCCTACACGTGGTCCAAGGCGATCAACATGACCGACGACGACGGGTGGGCCGGCATGACCTTCAACTACCTGCCGCACTTGAACCGGAACCGGGCGCGGGCGGGCTACGACGTGCCTCACATGCTGCAGATGGCGTTCGTCTACGAACTGCCGTTCGGGAAGGGCAAGAGCCTTGCGTCGTCCGGCCCGGCGGCGGCGATCCTCGGCGGCTGGCAGGCCAACGGGGTGTTCGCGTCTTACAAGGGCCGGCCGTTTAGCGTGGGCGCAGACGGCGGTTCGCTGAACGCGCCGGGCAACTCGCAGACAGCCGACCAGGTGAAGAGCGAGGTGACGAAGATCGGGAGCTTGAGCCAGTTCTACGACACCAGCGCATTCGCGCGGGTGACGGAGGCGCGGTTCGGGTCAACGGGGCGCAACATCCTCCGCGGCCCCGGCGCGGTGAACCTGGACTTCAGCCTGTTCCGCGATTTCCGGATCAAGGAGCGGCTGATCACGCAGTTCCGGGCCGAGGCGTTCAACCTGACCAATACGCCTCACTTCAACAATCCGGGCACGACGGTTGGTTCTTCGTCGTTCATGCAGATCACCAGTGCTGCGGACGACCAGCGCACGATTCGGCTTGGGTTGCGATTCCAGTGGTAG
- a CDS encoding PQQ-binding-like beta-propeller repeat protein, which translates to MQRMLIAGAIAAGALFAANWPTWRGPGGDGVSGEKGLPLNWSATENVTWKLAMPDVSGSTPVIWGDLVFLSVAESNTIALWAVDRAKGNVRWKQPLAPTDMHVRKGNGSSPSPVTDGKTVWVMSGNGHVRAFDFAGKEVWHRDMWKDFGQFGLNHGYGSSPLLLADGLVVQVLHGMKTDDPSYLVKFDRATGKTLWKVERPTDAMHESPDSYTTPVLMKVGGKNQIVVTGGDYITGHDPATGKELWRRGGMNPRANPANRVVASPVVNGDMLYVPTRVNPLQAFKAGGSSVDLAWSTPNGPDVPTPVTDGRLLYMINDRGIAWCFDARTGKEVYAGQRLKPAIYSSSPVLADGKIYMSNEEGLTTVLKAGPKFEVIAENSLDDYTLSSPAISDGQIFIRTKQWLYCIGKRAR; encoded by the coding sequence ATGCAACGGATGCTGATCGCTGGCGCAATTGCCGCAGGCGCGCTCTTCGCCGCCAATTGGCCCACGTGGCGCGGACCGGGAGGCGACGGCGTCTCCGGCGAAAAGGGCTTGCCCCTGAACTGGAGCGCCACCGAGAACGTGACCTGGAAGCTCGCCATGCCGGACGTGTCCGGCTCGACTCCGGTGATCTGGGGCGACCTTGTCTTCCTCAGTGTCGCCGAGAGCAACACGATCGCGCTGTGGGCGGTGGACCGCGCCAAGGGAAACGTGCGCTGGAAACAGCCGCTGGCGCCCACCGACATGCACGTGCGCAAGGGCAACGGATCCTCGCCTTCGCCGGTGACCGATGGGAAGACGGTGTGGGTGATGTCCGGCAACGGGCACGTGCGGGCGTTCGATTTCGCGGGGAAAGAAGTTTGGCACCGCGATATGTGGAAGGACTTCGGGCAGTTCGGTCTCAACCACGGCTACGGGTCATCGCCTCTGCTGCTTGCCGATGGGCTGGTGGTGCAGGTGCTCCATGGGATGAAGACCGACGATCCGTCGTACCTGGTGAAGTTCGACCGGGCGACGGGGAAGACGCTATGGAAGGTGGAGCGGCCCACCGATGCGATGCACGAGTCGCCGGACTCCTACACGACGCCGGTGTTGATGAAGGTGGGCGGGAAGAACCAGATCGTGGTGACGGGCGGCGACTACATCACGGGTCACGACCCGGCCACCGGAAAGGAGCTTTGGCGCCGCGGCGGGATGAATCCACGGGCGAATCCGGCCAACCGCGTGGTGGCGTCGCCGGTGGTGAACGGCGATATGCTCTACGTGCCGACGCGGGTGAATCCGCTGCAGGCGTTCAAGGCGGGCGGGTCGAGCGTGGATTTGGCCTGGTCGACGCCGAACGGTCCGGACGTGCCGACTCCGGTGACCGACGGGCGGTTGCTGTATATGATCAACGATCGCGGAATCGCGTGGTGCTTCGACGCGCGCACGGGCAAGGAAGTATACGCGGGGCAGCGGCTGAAGCCAGCCATCTATAGTTCGTCGCCGGTGCTGGCGGACGGGAAGATCTACATGTCGAACGAAGAGGGGCTCACGACGGTGCTGAAGGCGGGCCCGAAGTTCGAGGTGATCGCCGAGAACTCGCTGGACGATTACACGCTGAGTTCGCCGGCGATTTCCGACGGACAGATATTCATTCGCACGAAGCAGTGGCTGTACTGCATCGGCAAGCGGGCGAGGTAG